A genome region from Setaria italica strain Yugu1 chromosome III, Setaria_italica_v2.0, whole genome shotgun sequence includes the following:
- the LOC106804208 gene encoding uncharacterized protein LOC106804208 has protein sequence MASEDKIEHEKLAQRSANYVIIEKELYRKATSRGILMKCIMRSEVVHPRCNGQIECANRMVFKFLKSHIFDDASKYATKWLRELHHVIWGLWTQKSWATGYTPFFMVYGLEAILPSNMAFGTPCIQYYEEGKAETSRQVDIGSLE, from the exons ATGGCGTCAGAGGACAAGATAGAACATGAAAAACTAGCTCAGCGCAGTGCAAACTATGTCATCATCGAGAAGGAGCTCTACAGAAAGGCTACATCCAGaggcatcttgatgaagtgcattaTGCGCAGTGAGG TGGTGCACCCGCGCTGCAACGGACAGATCGAATGTGCAAATAGGATGGTCTTCAAGTTTCTCAAGTCTCACATCTTCGACGACgcatccaagtacgccaccaagtggctacgcgAGCTACACCATGTCATCTGGGGCCTATGGACCCAAAAAAGCTGGGCTACCGGCTACactcctttcttcatggtgtatgGCTTAGAGGCTATCTTGCCATCCAACATGGCCTTTGGCACCCCATGCATTCAGTACTACGAGGAAGGCAAGGCAGAAACAAGTCGGCAGGTCGACATCGGCAGCCTCGAGTAG